Sequence from the Planifilum fimeticola genome:
GGCGGCACTTGGGGCCGCATGATGATTTGGTTGTAGATGACCCCGCGCGGCGCGGAAACCATTTGCCAGACGGTTTCCGCCACTTGCTCCGGCTTGAGGGCGTAGGGTTTGGGTGAGCCGAATTCCGTCAAGATGGATCCGGGGCAGAGGGTGGAGACCCGCACTTCGTGGGGTTTCAGCTCCTGGGTCAAAACATCCGACAGGGCCATCAAGCCGAATTTGGAGGCGCAATAACCGCCTCCGCCGGGAAAGGTGACGGTTCCGGCGACGCTGGAGATGTTGACGATGTGTCCCTTTGCCCGGATGAGGTGGGGTATGGCGTATTTGCAGGCGAGAAATGCTCCCTTCAGATTGACGGCCATCATTTGGTCCCAATCTTCTTCGGACAGTTCGTGCACTTTGCCGAAACGGCCCAGTCCGGCGTTGTTCACCAATATGTCGATTCGGCCGAAGCGCCGGATGGTTTCGTCGATCAAATGGCTGATCTGCCGGCTCTGGGTAACGTCGCAGGGGATCGGAATGATCCGAGCGGGATCCGATTCCGCCACCTCCCTCAGCTTGTCTTCGCTGCGGGCACAAGCGACGACCCGGATTCCGCCGTCGGCGAAGCGTCGGGTGATGGCTGCCCCCAACCCCTTGCTGGCCCCCGTCACGATGGCCACGCGTTCGTCCGTTGCGCCCATCCAGATCCTCCTTTTCCGTTGATTGGCTGGTTGTCTTTGCATCAAGCATCTTAGCACGCGGGGGAGGTTTTCGTCCAGCGCGGCAGGCGTTCCCGCCGGAGGGGGAGCGATGCTTCACCGCGGAGGAAGCGCCCTTTTCTCCGTTACAGATCGATTTCCTGGACGGTCTCGATGTTTTCCAAACGGGCAAGGCTTTGTTGAATTTCAGGAGGAACCGGCTTGTCCACCGAGAGCATCATGATGGCTTGTCCTCCCACATCCCGACGACCCACTTGCATCGTGGCGATGTTGATGCCGTGTTTCCCCAATAGGGTGCCCACCCGTCCGATGGCCCCGGGCTGGTCCCGGTGTTGAATCAGGAGCAGATGCCCCCGGGGGAGAACATCGATCGGATAGCCGTCGATGTTCACAATGCGGGCTCCAAGCCCGTTCAGCAGCGTGCCGGCAACGGTGCGCCGCCTGCGGTCGGTGACCACCTCGACGGTGATCAGGTTGGTGAAGCCCCGGAGATCGGAAACCTTTTGTTCCGTCACCCGGACTCCCCGCTCCTTGGCCAGGAAGGTGGCGTTCACATAGTTGACGTCGGAGAGATAGGTGGAGAGGGCGCCCTTGAGAATGGTCCGGGTCAAGGGAGCCGTGTCGAGGCCGGTCAGTTCCCCGGAATAGGTGACGGTTACGGAGCAGAGGGCGCCTTGCGTCGCCTGCAGGGCGAACCGGCCCAGGTTTTCGGCCAGGGACTGATAGGGTCTTAGCTTTTCCTGCAGTTCCGCCGGAATCGAGGGCAGGTTGACCGCGTTCTTGAAGGGTTCTCCCCGCAGAATGTGGAGCACTTCCACGCAGACATCGACGGCGACGTTTTCCTGGGCTTCCCGGGTGGAGGCCCCCAAATGGGGGGTGGCGATCACCTGGGGCAGTTGAAGGAGCGGATGTTTGCCCGGCGGCTCCGTTTCGAAGACGTCGAGGGCGGCACCGGCCACTTTGCCGGTTTGTATCGCCTCCAACAGCGCCCCTTCGTCGACGATGCCTCCCCGGGCGCAGTTCAGGATTCGGACACCCGGTTTCATTCTTTCGAAAGCCCGGCTGTCGATTAGATGGCGCGTCTCTTTGGTGAGCGGAGTGTGAACGGTGATGAAGTCGGAGGTTTGGATCACCTCGTCCAGGCTGGCCTGCCGTATCCCGATTTTTTCGGCCCTGTCCGGAGTCAGGTAGGGATCGTGGGCGATCACATCCATGTGGAAGGCCTTCGCCCGCTTGGCCACCTCCATTCCGATCCTCCCCAGGCCGATGATTCCCAGTCGTTTGTCCCTCAGCTCGACGCCGACAAACCGCTTGCGATCCCATTCGCCTCGGATGAGGGACCGGTAGGCTTGGGGGATGTTCCGGGCGAGGGCGATCAACATGGCGAAGGTGTGTTCCGCGGTGGAGATGGTGTTGCCGTCGGGCGCGTTGACCACGATGATTCCCTTGCCGGTGGCCGCGTTGACATCGATGTTGTCCACCCCGACTCCTGCCCGGCCGATCACCTTCAACCGTTTGGCGGCATGAATCACTTCCGCGGTCACCTGTGTCTGGCTGCGGACCAGAAGGGCGTCGGCATCCTCGATTTCCTTGAGCAGCGCTTCCGGAGAAAGATCCGTTTTTTCCACAATTTCCACATCTTGAGCCTGCCGGAGGATCTCGGTGCCCTGCGGGCTCAAAGGGTCGGTGATCAGCACTTTAAACACGGTTCCACACCTCCTCTGCGGCCCCGACGGCGGCCCCCCACCGGACCGTCCCACCCAGGCGGTGCAAGGCGGTTTCCAAGGCGGAGAGGAGGGTCAGGACGTCCAAGGGATCGCAATAGCCCATGTGGCCGATCCGGAAGATCTTTCCTTTCAGATGTTGCTGACCGCTGGCCACCACCGCGCCGATGCGGCGCAGTTCTTTCTGAAGGGCGGACGCGTCAATGTTCTCTGTCCCCCGAACGGCGGTCACCGTGGGGGAGGCGACGGCGTCCTCCGTGAGCAACGGGAGCCCCAGGGCCCGGACCCCCGCGCGGGTCATTTCCATCATCAGCCGGTGGCGGGCGAAGATGTTTTCAAGCCCTTCTTCTTCGATCATGTCGAGGACGGCCTCCAGCCCGAACAGGTGGGCGATTCCCGGAGTGAAGGGAGTGGTTTCCCTTTCCAGATCTTCATGATAAGTCTGAAGATCCAGGTAGAACCGGGGGCCTTCCGTCTGCCGGATGACTCCCCAGGCACGGGGGCTGACGGCGACGAAGGCCAGGCCGGGAGGAAGCATCAGTGCCTTTTGCGATCCGGTGACGAAGATGTCGATGCCCCAGGCATCCATTTCGCAGGCTACTCCCCCCACGCTGCTGACGCCGTCTACGATGACCAGGGCGTCGGTATGCTCCTTGATGATTGTTGCCAGGTCTTGGACAGGATTGAGCACGCCGGTGGAGGTTTCGCAGTGGGTGAGGAAGACGGCCTTTACCCGGGGCCGGCTGGCGAGAAAGGATTTCAGCGCGTCGGGTGAGCAGGCCTCTCCCCAGGGGATGTCCAGGCGGTGCACCTGGGCTCCGAAGCGGCCGGCGATTTTGGCAAAGCGGTCGCCGAAGGCGCCGGTCACCGCCACCACCACCTCTTCCCCCGGAGCCACGGTGTTGGAGACGGCGGCCTCCAGGGCGGAAGTGCCGCTGCCCGTTATGATCAATACGTTTTCCCGCGTGCCGAAGACCGGTTGGAGCCTTTGGCTGCACTGTCGAACGAGGCGGCTGCATTCGGCGCTGCGGTGGCCGATCATCGGCCGGTTCATGGCGTGTTGCACCCGGGGCGGAACGGGTGTCGGCCCGGGAATGCGCAGATGAAATTTTTCTTCGAAGGGCATTGTTTCTCTCCCTCCCCCAGGATGTTTTATATGAAAAGACCTCTCGTCGCACACCTACGGCAGGGTAGGTGAGGGACGAGAGGTCTCGTGGTGCCACCCTCATTTCGTCGCAGACTCGCGTCGGCGACCTCGACGGGTCGATGACCCCGGGGATAACGGTCCCACCGATCC
This genomic interval carries:
- a CDS encoding SDR family oxidoreductase, with the translated sequence MGATDERVAIVTGASKGLGAAITRRFADGGIRVVACARSEDKLREVAESDPARIIPIPCDVTQSRQISHLIDETIRRFGRIDILVNNAGLGRFGKVHELSEEDWDQMMAVNLKGAFLACKYAIPHLIRAKGHIVNISSVAGTVTFPGGGGYCASKFGLMALSDVLTQELKPHEVRVSTLCPGSILTEFGSPKPYALKPEQVAETVWQMVSAPRGVIYNQIIMRPQVPPEMQK
- the serA gene encoding phosphoglycerate dehydrogenase — encoded protein: MFKVLITDPLSPQGTEILRQAQDVEIVEKTDLSPEALLKEIEDADALLVRSQTQVTAEVIHAAKRLKVIGRAGVGVDNIDVNAATGKGIIVVNAPDGNTISTAEHTFAMLIALARNIPQAYRSLIRGEWDRKRFVGVELRDKRLGIIGLGRIGMEVAKRAKAFHMDVIAHDPYLTPDRAEKIGIRQASLDEVIQTSDFITVHTPLTKETRHLIDSRAFERMKPGVRILNCARGGIVDEGALLEAIQTGKVAGAALDVFETEPPGKHPLLQLPQVIATPHLGASTREAQENVAVDVCVEVLHILRGEPFKNAVNLPSIPAELQEKLRPYQSLAENLGRFALQATQGALCSVTVTYSGELTGLDTAPLTRTILKGALSTYLSDVNYVNATFLAKERGVRVTEQKVSDLRGFTNLITVEVVTDRRRRTVAGTLLNGLGARIVNIDGYPIDVLPRGHLLLIQHRDQPGAIGRVGTLLGKHGINIATMQVGRRDVGGQAIMMLSVDKPVPPEIQQSLARLENIETVQEIDL
- a CDS encoding pyridoxal-phosphate-dependent aminotransferase family protein, which produces MPFEEKFHLRIPGPTPVPPRVQHAMNRPMIGHRSAECSRLVRQCSQRLQPVFGTRENVLIITGSGTSALEAAVSNTVAPGEEVVVAVTGAFGDRFAKIAGRFGAQVHRLDIPWGEACSPDALKSFLASRPRVKAVFLTHCETSTGVLNPVQDLATIIKEHTDALVIVDGVSSVGGVACEMDAWGIDIFVTGSQKALMLPPGLAFVAVSPRAWGVIRQTEGPRFYLDLQTYHEDLERETTPFTPGIAHLFGLEAVLDMIEEEGLENIFARHRLMMEMTRAGVRALGLPLLTEDAVASPTVTAVRGTENIDASALQKELRRIGAVVASGQQHLKGKIFRIGHMGYCDPLDVLTLLSALETALHRLGGTVRWGAAVGAAEEVWNRV